The following are encoded in a window of Candida dubliniensis CD36 chromosome 4, complete sequence genomic DNA:
- a CDS encoding alpha-1,2-mannosyltransferase, putative (Similar to S. cerevisiae MNN2 (TTP1)), with translation MSSIFKERRRALLKPKPIIICLCLLSIFFTQLTKYQYQSLADDSQPTIAPHHSSLKSPQHNSTRSSSPIAPPKSLNKLTSQEFWEHIFNIFENNKFDDGLKPLIKYTPQEQQLTTKIKTREWLLSKAKIFHKDTIMQYHESVVHNLPSKLPKSIYTPNTYGIVTIGGNFYSWMAYIQLLQLRKLGSKLPVEILIPSIEDYYKESHFCDHVLPQHNARCILVPEKLGFNVAKHWKFSSYQFKALALCLSSFQHVLILDSDNVVLSKPENVFDSPVYRDNGMVLWPDYWERTISPEWYDIIGRPVVGNKQVRSGRFPVNIHNLLTHELEFEETRFHDLEGALPDLSTESGQVMFNKKTHGKVMLMVLYYNIFGPEIYYKLFSLGALGEGDKDTFAAAALACGEKYYQVASSIRTLGYFDSTPGGGFQGMAMAQKNPQLDYQLFQKTKKNFKDIHLDWDNEAKDQFSANNKIPIFTMHCNMKKINPAAYMKNEKIANINEKRMNVRFYSNFKFKLNDDDIYNPKKEQEKEKEESKKDKTKNDPNEVDFELSRWKIVSEILCDQKITFEFLKDDNMEEVCQFVKNTIAWLEKEK, from the coding sequence ATGAGTAGTATATTTAAAGAGAGACGTAGAGCCTTACTCAAACCAAAGCCTATAATAATCTGTTTATGTTTactttcaatattttttacTCAACTAACCAAgtatcaatatcaactgCTAGCGGACGATTCTCAACCAACTATTGCTCCACATCATTCATCGTTGAAGTCACCACAACACAACTCAACTAGAAGTTCATCACCAATAGCTCCACCAAAATCTTTAAATAAGCTAACATCGCAAGAGTTTTGGGAGcacattttcaatatttttgagaataacaaatttgatgatggaTTAAAGCCTTTAATCAAATATACACCACAAGAGCAACAACTAACTACCAAGATAAAAACTCGTGAATGGTTATTATCAAAAGCTAAAATATTTCATAAGGACACAATTATGCAGTATCATGAATCCGTGGTGCACAATCTACCCAGCAAATTACCTAAATCAATTTACACGCCTAATACTTATGGTATTGTTACTATTGGGGGTAATTTTTATTCATGGATGGCCTATATCCAGCTATTACAATTACGTAAATTAGGATCCAAATTACCCGTGGAGATACTCATTCCCTCAATTGAAGATTATTATAAAGAGTCACACTTTTGCGATCATGTTTTACCTCAACATAATGCTAGATGTATTTTAGTGCCAGAGAAATTGGGGTTTAATGTTGCCAAGCATTGGAAGTTCTCTAGCTACCAATTTAAGGCTTTGGCACTTTGTTTGAGTTCGTTTCAACACGTTTTAATATTAGATTCGGACAACGTTGTCCTACTGAAACCTGAAAACGTTTTTGATTCTCCAGTTTACCGTGACAATGGTATGGTTTTATGGCCAGATTATTGGGAAAGAACAATATCCCCGGAATGGTACGATATAATTGGGAGACCCGTCGTTGGTAACAAGCAAGTGAGATCTGGTCGGTTTCCTGTTAATATACACAATCTATTAACACACGAGCTTGAGTTTGAGGAAACAAGGTTTCACGACCTTGAGGGTGCTTTACCAGATTTGTCAACCGAGTCTGGTCAAGTTATGTTCAATAAAAAGACTCATGGGAAAGTCATGTTGATGGTCTTGTATTATAATATCTTTGGCCCCGAGATTTATTATAAACTATTTAGTTTGGGAGCATTGGGTGAAGGTGATAAGGATACTTTTGCGGCAGCAGCTCTTGCTTGTGGTGAAAAATACTATCAAGTGGCATCATCGATTCGGACATTGGGATACTTTGATTCTACTCCCGGTGGTGGGTTCCAAGGCATGGCTATGGCACAAAAAAATCCTCAATTAGATTATCAGTTATTTCAGAAAACTAAAAAGAATTTCAAAGATATTCATTTGGATTGGGATAATGAAGCCAAAGATCAATTTAGCGCCAATAACAAGATTCCTATTTTCACCATGCACTGtaatatgaaaaaaattaaccCTGCAGCATATATGAAAAATGAGAAAATTGCCAATATCAATGAGAAGCGAATGAATGTTAGGTTCtattcaaatttcaaatttaaattgaatgatgatgatatttataatcCGAAAAAGGAacaagagaaagaaaaggaagaaagcaaaaaagataaaaccaaaaacgATCCCAATGAggttgattttgaattatcaagatGGAAGATTGTTTCTGAGATTCTTTGTGACCAAAAAATAACTTTTGAATTCTTGAAAGATGACAATATGGAGGAAGTGTGTCAATTTGTTAAAAATACTATTGCCTGGTTGgaaaaagagaaataa
- a CDS encoding Myb-like DNA-binding protein, putative (Similar to S. cerevisiae BAS1;~In S. cerevisiae: involved in regulating basal and induced expression of genes of the purine and histidine biosynthesis pathways; also involved in regulation of meiotic recombination at specific genes), translated as MSSSPKEASDTSNSSVRKRVVHIDPLEITQSLGFQTFRKGARKPWTKEEDSRLSSLVETEYPKPIDVEKVNWDYIAETLFPDGFRKGKECRKRWCNSLNPSLRRGKWSKEEDEKLVRAFEKYGASWLKVSQEIEGRTDDQCAKRYMEVLDPNTKNRLKPWSMEEDLRLIQQIKIHGTKWRTISNGFEGRPSLTCRNRWRKLVTDVVRGKADPLIKSQVENVTQKSIDDESNKDNILEVLSKKQQELTESNKENGPKSGKRFKRVKRDPDLPLNSPRSASASTPTSEQSRVEVEWRYALTPDSSKQTRNAEDGYFSRSNVFGEENGGVIKNQQMVQQLVSYAKKRHLNITVHQHIHHHYGSSAQQDTNNRTQPNRFNIEPEDQQARFQHFNYLPPLVEVPKLNSSQSSPNNSSYEGASGTTPTTTQFHHHHHHHHHHHNNHEKDQRIKPTRNNESAVRSTTPAELDGTRESDLIKLLNNTDELNKRETTPISNPLTPLAQAVEYVEAEENQKVKRRKLGASIESSTDMVNRAQHPNNDKNHDIPSEDEELDFWETMRNLTELPNSTLNNATGKPTVSNNKNNISHDTAYHNNATSSTNSKILTSTQFSQKPVSQHHPLHYYNSNTRENTPKPVLSQSQVRKQTENGQHNNDEEQEEGLDEEDKLLAREVSEVGVDQETLNSYGLFYNVYTREGSTFPEVQPQQSSQQQQQQQQQQQKYSVYDQWGGGFGIIPFNPS; from the coding sequence ATGAGCTCGTCTCCAAAAGAAGCTTCAGACACATCAAACTCATCAGTTCGAAAACGGGTAGTTCATATTGACCCATTGGAAATCACACAATCGCTAGGATTTCAGACGTTTAGAAAAGGGGCAAGGAAGCCATGGACAAAGGAAGAAGATTCGAGGTTGTCGTCTCTAGTGGAAACAGAGTACCCTAAACCTATTGATGTGGAAAAAGTAAACTGGGATTATATTGCAGAGACTTTGTTTCCCGATGGGTTTAGAAAGGGCAAGGAATGTCGGAAGAGGTGGTGTAATTCATTGAATCCAAGCTTGCGGAGGGGAAAGTGGAGCAAGGAAGAAGACGAGAAATTGGTGAGAGCATTTGAGAAATACGGAGCATCATGGCTAAAAGTATCACAGGAGATTGAAGGGCGGACAGATGACCAGTGTGCGAAACGATATATGGAAGTTTTAGATCCCAATACAAAGAACCGTTTGAAACCATGGTCAATGGAGGAGGATTTGAGGTTGATCCAGCAGATAAAAATCCATGGCACAAAATGGCGAACCATCAGCAATGGGTTTGAAGGAAGGCCGTCTTTGACTTGTCGGAATCGATGGAGAAAGTTAGTAACGGATGTGGTTAGAGGTAAAGCCGATCCATTGATCAAACTGCAAGTAGAAAACGTGACCCAGAAAAGCATCGATGATGAATCCAACAAAGATAATATTTTGGAAGTTTTGTCAAAGAAACAACAGGAATTAACAGAGAGCAATAAGGAAAATGGACCCAAAAGTGGTAAGCGCTTTAAAAGAGTAAAAAGAGACCCCGATCTACCGCTAAACTCTCCCAGATCTGCAAGTGCAAGTACCCCTACCAGCGAACAAAGCCGTGTTGAGGTCGAGTGGAGATACGCTTTGACGCCAGATAGCAGCAAGCAGACAAGAAATGCAGAAGATGGCTATTTTTCTCGGAGCAATGTTTTTGGTGAAGAGAACGGAGGAGTAATCAAAAATCAGCAGATGGTACAACAGCTTGTATCGTACGCAAAGAAAAGGCATTTGAATATTACAGTTCATCAGCACATACACCATCATTATGGCTCTAGTGCTCAACAAGACACGAATAATCGAACTCAACCAAACCGATTCAACATTGAACCCGAGGATCAACAGGCACGTTTCCAACATTTCAACTATCTACCACCATTAGTAGAGGTTCctaaattgaattcttcGCAGTCCTCTCCAAATAACAGCTCCTATGAAGGTGCGAGTGGCACAACGCCAACTACCAcccaatttcatcatcaccatcaccaccatcaccaccaccataaCAACCATGAAAAGGACCAGAGAATTAAGCCTACTAGAAATAATGAGAGCGCTGTTAGATCAACAACACCGGCAGAACTTGATGGCACCAGAGAATCAGACCttataaaattgttaaacAATACTGATGAACTTAACAAAAGAGAAACAACACCGATCTCGAATCCATTAACCCCCTTAGCACAAGCTGTGGAGTATGTAGAGGCAGAGGAGAATCAAAAGGTCAAACGGAGGAAATTGGGTGCTTCTATTGAATCGAGTACAGACATGGTGAATAGAGCTCAACACCCTAACAATGATAAGAATCATGACATCCCCAGTGAGGATGAAGAGTTGGATTTTTGGGAAACAATGAGGAATTTAACAGAGTTGCCCAATAGCACTTTGAATAATGCCACTGGCAAGCCTACGGTTagtaataacaaaaataatatttccCATGATACAGCTTATCATAACAATGCAACAAGCTCCACTAATAGCAAAATTCTTACTTCAACTCAGTTTTCCCAAAAGCCCGTCTCGCAGCATCACCCGcttcattattataataGCAACACCAGAGAGAATACGCCGAAGCCAGTGCTAAGTCAAAGCCAAGTCAGGAAGCAAACAGAAAATGGTCAACACAACAATGAcgaagaacaagaagaggGATTGGATGAAGAGGATAAATTATTGGCAAGAGAAGTATCGGAAGTCGGCGTAGACCAAGAAACATTGAATAGTTACGGATTGTTTTACAATGTATACACCCGAGAGGGTTCAACATTCCCAGAAGTGCAACCTCAGCAAAGTtcgcaacaacaacaacagcagcagcagcagcagcaaaaATACTCGGTATATGACCAATGGGGAGGTGGTTTTGGAATTATTCCATTTAACCCATCTTAG